The Salinivibrio kushneri genomic interval CGACACCGATCGATTACCATCAACCGCATTGGGCTACCGCCAATGGTGAGTTTGATCTGGTGATTGATTTGGTGGGAGTAGACACCGCCATTGATGCATTAGCAGGCCTGAAAACCGGTGGGCGTATTGTCACCGTCCCCACTAATACGCGCGATACCATTACCTCCGCGGCTGCCGAGCGAGGGCTGAAGGCGACAGGTATGTTGGTTGATCCAAATACTTGGCAGACTCAGCGCTTGCTCGACATGCTTGATCAGGGCGATCTGAAAATAGATATCGCGGCCGTCTACCCGCTTGAACAGGGCGCACAGGCGCACAAAGCGTTAGAAACAGGTCATACACGTGGTAAGCGTGTGTTGGAAATGCCCTCGACTTAGCTATTCACCCCGGGGGAGCGCTTTGTCGTAAGCGCTGAACCAATGATACTGCATGAGGTCGAATGGACGATTGGATGCTGCTGGCAACCTTATTTGCCACCAGCTTTTTAAGTGCGACCTTATTGCCTGGTGGCTCTGAAGCCAATCTGGTGTATTTATTAACCCAGCACTCATTCGCGGATGGGATCGTTGTGGCGATTGCCACGGTCGGCAATACGCTCGGTGGTATGACCAACTACGCCATTGGGCGTTGGCTGCCCGATTATCAACCGCGTCAATCATGGCACCGCCGAGCGCTCGCTGGGCTGCAACGCTATGGTTATGCTGCCTTGCTATTAAGTTGGGTCCCGGTTATGGGTGATCCGCTTTGCGTGGTGGCCGGTTGGCTGCGCCTTCGCCAATCTTGGTGCTGGCTGATTATCTTTGTTGCAAAAGCATCGCGCTACCTAGTGATTGTGATTTCATTTCGTTGGGTAGCCGGTTAGGAATGATTCTATGCCACGTTTATTGCTCGCCACATTTTTCTTATTATCTGTCTTGTCAGGGTGCCAACTGACTGGCTCTTCACCCACTCAAACGCCTGAGGGCATTACGTGGATCAAAACTGTCTCGCCCCCAGCGGGCAGTGCCCAAGTTCCTTATCAACAATTTGAATTAGATAATGGACTGACGGTGCTGTTGCATGAGGATCACTCTGACCCTCTTGTTAACGTTGATGTGCGTTATCACGTGGGCTCTGCCCGGGAGGAGCCGGGGAAATCTGGCTTCGCACACTTTTTTGAGCATATGATGTTCGAAGGCTCAGAGCACGTAGACGATCACGGCAAGCGCATAAAAGAAGTAGGGGGCTATAACAATGGCTCAACCAACCGTGACACCACCCAGTATTACCAGACCGTGCCGGCTAACGAGCTTGAGCGTGTCCTTTGGCTTGAATCTGATCGCATGGGCTTTTTGCTCGATGCGGTCTCTCAACGCAAATTTGAAGTGCAGCGTGACACGGTGAAAAACGAACGCGCATTTCGGATAGACAATGTTCCTTATGGCCGTGTTAACGAGACGATTAATCAAGCACTCTATCCTGAGGGTCACCCTTACTCATGGCCGGTGATTGGTTATGTTGAGGACCTTAATCGTGTCGACGTTGGCGATCTCAAGCAATTCTTCCTGCGCTGGTATGGGCCGAACAATGCCACCCTCACCATTGGTGGCGACATCGATATTCAGCAAACCCTTGCTTGGGTGAAAAAATATTTTGGTGATATTCCTCAAGGCCCATCAATACCAGATGCGAAACCTCAACCGGTCACGCTGGACGGCCCTCGCTTTGTGACATTGGAAGATAAGGTCTCGCAACCGGTATTGGTAATGACCTTTCCTACCAGTGTGCCTGAGACGGATACCACGACGCGCTTGGGCGTGCTGGCCAATGTATTGGGGCAAGGGCGTGACAGTGTGCTTTATCAGTCCCTCGTGCAAACGGGGCAGCTGTTAAGTGCAGGCGCATCGCATCAGTGCGGTGAGCTGGCCTGTACGTTTGAGATCTACGGTGTCGGCCGCCAAGGCCAATCACTGGCTGAGATCCGTACCTTGTTAACGCAAACTCTGACGCAGTTTGAGGCGAAAGGAGTCAGTGACGAGGATATCGACCAAATCCAATCCATGGTGGAAGCCGATAATATCTTTGCGCTGCAAAGTGTCGACGGCAAGGTCTCACAGCTGGCCAGTGATTATACGCTCTACGGTGATGCAAACCGTATGAATCAGCGCCTTGCACGCCTTAATGCGGTGACCCCTGACAAGGTGATGGAAAGCTATCGGCAATGGATAAAAGGTCAGCCCGCAGTGAACACCAGTGTGGTCCCCGTTGGACGGACGGATTTGGTGGCGGCGCCAGCGAATTTTATCTATCAGCGTCCAGATTATGGTCAGGTACAGACGCAAAACCCGCACGACACGTTAGCGCGACGTGATACGCCAGAAGACTTCGATCGCACCCAGATCCCGGCTCCGAATGGGAGTGTCACGGTGAATGTGCCACGCATTTATCGGGCGGACTTAGACAATGGTATTCACCTGGCAGGCACAGTGAGCCGCGAGACACCCACGGTCACCTTGCAGCTTCGTTTACCCGCTGGCACCTTGATGGAGCCTAACGATCAGCGAGGCATCGCTCACTTAACGGCCACCATGGTGACCGAGGGCGCGGCAGGTATGTCAGCCGCTGAGCTGACTCGAGCGCTAGACAAGCTGGGCAGTCAAGTCAATGTCGACGCAGAAAGTTACCATACACAAATCACGGTAACATCACTGAAAAAGCATCTGGGTGAGACCCTGAAACTGGTCAATAAAACCTTACGCTCGCCGACCTTTGCAGAAAAAGATTTTGATCGTGTCAAAACCCAGTTATTGGAGGGCATGGCCTCTCGCGCTGATGATGCCGGTTGGTTAGCTAGCCAAGCGACAAACCAGCTGTTATATCAAGATGCCACCTTCCGTGCCCCAGAGGGAGGTGTCGCGGAAGATATTGCGGCCATGACACTTGACGATGTGAAACACTTCTATCGCCAGCACTACGTATTGCAAGGCAGCCAATTGATTGTGGTGGGTGATCTTTCGCGTGAACATGCGATCAATCTCGCCAACCGGATCACGCCGTGGCAAGCGCAAATGCCACCGACGGCTCAGGTGGCGCGTGCCGTTCCGAAAGACTACGACCAGGCACAAATTTGGCTGGTGGATAAACCGCAAGCCCCCCAAACCAGTATTCGTATGGTGCGCCATGGTATGCCCTACGATGCCACCGGCCCGATGTTTAAAACCCGCTTAGCCAACTTTAATTTAGGGGGCAATTTTAATGCGCGCCTGAATCAAAACTTGCGTCAAGATAAAGGTTATACCTATGGTGCGCATAGCGGTGTTTATGGAGGCCGGCAGACAGGCACCATAGAAGTCAGTACCGATGTGCGCGCTGATGCGACACACGATGCGATTAAAGCGCTATGGCAAGAAATGGCGCATGCACAAGAAAATGGCTTTTCCGCACAAGAATTAGCTTACTTACGCCAATCGAGTGGTCAGCGTGATGCGCTGCGTTATGAAACGCCATGGGAAAAAGCAGGCTTGATCGCGCATATTGAGGCCTTTGATTTAGACGACAACTACCGTGAGGCACAAAAAGCCTTATTGCAATCAATCACATTGCAACAGCTGAATGCCCAAGCGACACGTTGGTTTGATCCTAACGACTATCAAATTATTGTGGT includes:
- a CDS encoding YqaA family protein translates to MDDWMLLATLFATSFLSATLLPGGSEANLVYLLTQHSFADGIVVAIATVGNTLGGMTNYAIGRWLPDYQPRQSWHRRALAGLQRYGYAALLLSWVPVMGDPLCVVAGWLRLRQSWCWLIIFVAKASRYLVIVISFRWVAG
- a CDS encoding M16 family metallopeptidase is translated as MPRLLLATFFLLSVLSGCQLTGSSPTQTPEGITWIKTVSPPAGSAQVPYQQFELDNGLTVLLHEDHSDPLVNVDVRYHVGSAREEPGKSGFAHFFEHMMFEGSEHVDDHGKRIKEVGGYNNGSTNRDTTQYYQTVPANELERVLWLESDRMGFLLDAVSQRKFEVQRDTVKNERAFRIDNVPYGRVNETINQALYPEGHPYSWPVIGYVEDLNRVDVGDLKQFFLRWYGPNNATLTIGGDIDIQQTLAWVKKYFGDIPQGPSIPDAKPQPVTLDGPRFVTLEDKVSQPVLVMTFPTSVPETDTTTRLGVLANVLGQGRDSVLYQSLVQTGQLLSAGASHQCGELACTFEIYGVGRQGQSLAEIRTLLTQTLTQFEAKGVSDEDIDQIQSMVEADNIFALQSVDGKVSQLASDYTLYGDANRMNQRLARLNAVTPDKVMESYRQWIKGQPAVNTSVVPVGRTDLVAAPANFIYQRPDYGQVQTQNPHDTLARRDTPEDFDRTQIPAPNGSVTVNVPRIYRADLDNGIHLAGTVSRETPTVTLQLRLPAGTLMEPNDQRGIAHLTATMVTEGAAGMSAAELTRALDKLGSQVNVDAESYHTQITVTSLKKHLGETLKLVNKTLRSPTFAEKDFDRVKTQLLEGMASRADDAGWLASQATNQLLYQDATFRAPEGGVAEDIAAMTLDDVKHFYRQHYVLQGSQLIVVGDLSREHAINLANRITPWQAQMPPTAQVARAVPKDYDQAQIWLVDKPQAPQTSIRMVRHGMPYDATGPMFKTRLANFNLGGNFNARLNQNLRQDKGYTYGAHSGVYGGRQTGTIEVSTDVRADATHDAIKALWQEMAHAQENGFSAQELAYLRQSSGQRDALRYETPWEKAGLIAHIEAFDLDDNYREAQKALLQSITLQQLNAQATRWFDPNDYQIIVVGDASRLSDSLRQLGLPVRRLALDYR